The Streptomyces phaeolivaceus genome has a window encoding:
- a CDS encoding F0F1 ATP synthase subunit delta: MNGASREALAAARERLDALTDSTSVDAARLADELAAVTALLDREVSLRRVLTDPAQSGEAKAELAGRILGGQVGTTTVDLVSGLVRSRWSQSRDLVDALEQLADVADLTAAQQSGTLDDVEDELFRFGRIVSSNTELRAALTDRAAGASAKGELLSSLLGGRAKATTERLVTRLVTAPRGRSLEAGLDSLSKLAAERRDRVVAVVTSAVPLSDAQKRRLGAALAKLYGRAMHLNLDVDPEVLGGIRVQVGDELINGSIADRLEDAGRRLAS, from the coding sequence ATGAACGGAGCGAGCCGCGAGGCCCTGGCAGCCGCACGTGAGCGTCTCGACGCGCTGACGGACTCCACGTCCGTGGACGCGGCGCGCCTCGCCGACGAGCTGGCCGCCGTCACCGCGCTGCTCGACCGTGAGGTGTCGCTGCGTCGGGTCCTCACCGACCCGGCGCAGTCCGGCGAGGCCAAGGCCGAACTGGCCGGCCGCATCCTCGGCGGCCAGGTCGGCACGACCACCGTCGACCTGGTGTCCGGTCTGGTGCGCTCCCGCTGGTCGCAGTCCCGCGACCTGGTGGACGCGCTGGAACAGCTGGCCGATGTCGCCGACCTCACCGCCGCGCAGCAGTCGGGCACGCTCGACGACGTCGAGGACGAACTCTTCCGGTTCGGCCGGATCGTCTCCTCGAACACCGAGCTGCGGGCCGCGCTGACCGACCGCGCCGCGGGAGCCTCCGCCAAGGGCGAGCTGCTGAGCAGCCTGCTCGGCGGACGCGCCAAGGCCACCACCGAGCGTCTGGTGACGCGCCTCGTGACCGCGCCGCGTGGACGTAGCCTGGAAGCGGGACTCGACTCCCTGTCCAAGCTCGCCGCCGAGCGCCGGGACCGCGTGGTCGCCGTCGTCACCTCGGCGGTCCCGCTGAGCGACGCGCAGAAGCGACGCCTCGGCGCCGCCCTGGCGAAGCTCTACGGCCGCGCCATGCATCTCAACCTCGACGTGGACCCCGAGGTCCTCGGCGGGATCCGGGTCCAGGTCGGCGACGAGCTGATCAACGGCTCGATCGCGGACCGACTCGAGGACGCCGGCCGCCGACTGGCGAGCTAG
- a CDS encoding glycoside hydrolase family 18 chitinase produces the protein MRFRQRAIAGLAGLLLPLAGLVGLATPAQAATAATAAYAKPQDWGSGFEGKWTVKNTGTTTISSWTVEWDFPSGTSVTSAWDADVTSSGTHWTAKNKSWNGTLAPGASVSFGFNGSGSGSPSNCELNGGSCDGGPSVPGDAAPSAPGTPTTSDITNTSVKLGWSAATDDKGVKNYDVLRGGTKVATVTGTTYTDTGLTAGTDYSYTVQARDTADQTGPVSGATAVRTTGGGTDPNPGAKINLGYFTEWGVYGRNYHVKNLVTSGSAAKITHINYAFGNVKNGQCVLDDAYAATDKAYTADQSVSGTADTWDQPLRGNFNQLRQLKAKYPHIKVLYSFGGWTYSGGFGQAAQNPAAFAKSCKAVVEDPRWADVFDGIDIDWEYPNACGLTCDTSGPAAFKNLMSALRTEFGSNYLVTAAITADGSSGGKIDAADYGGAAASLNWYNVMTYDYFGAWATTGPTAPHSPLTSYSGIPTAGFNSADAIAKLKAKGVPSSKLLLGIGFYGRGWTGVTQSAPGGTATGAATGTYEAGIEDYKVLKNSCPATGTVAGTAYAHCGTNWWSYDTPATIGTKMTWARNQGLGGAFFWEFSGDTSGGELVNAISNGLK, from the coding sequence ATGCGCTTCAGGCAACGAGCCATAGCGGGTCTCGCCGGCCTTCTCCTCCCCCTCGCCGGCCTCGTCGGTCTCGCCACCCCCGCCCAGGCGGCCACGGCGGCGACCGCCGCCTACGCCAAGCCCCAGGACTGGGGCTCCGGCTTCGAAGGCAAGTGGACCGTCAAGAACACCGGGACGACCACGATCAGCTCCTGGACCGTCGAGTGGGACTTCCCCTCCGGCACCTCCGTGACCTCCGCCTGGGACGCGGACGTCACCTCCTCGGGCACCCACTGGACCGCGAAGAACAAGTCCTGGAACGGCACCCTCGCACCGGGCGCCTCCGTCTCCTTCGGTTTCAACGGGAGCGGCTCAGGCTCCCCTTCGAACTGCGAGCTGAACGGCGGCAGTTGTGACGGCGGTCCGTCCGTCCCCGGTGACGCGGCACCCTCCGCCCCCGGCACCCCGACCACCTCGGACATCACCAACACCTCGGTGAAGCTCGGCTGGTCGGCCGCCACCGACGACAAGGGCGTCAAGAACTACGACGTCCTGCGCGGCGGCACCAAGGTCGCCACCGTCACCGGCACCACCTACACCGACACCGGTCTGACCGCCGGCACCGACTACTCGTACACCGTCCAGGCCCGCGACACCGCCGACCAGACCGGACCGGTGAGCGGCGCGACCGCCGTACGCACCACCGGCGGCGGGACCGACCCGAACCCCGGCGCGAAGATCAACCTCGGCTACTTCACCGAGTGGGGCGTCTACGGCCGCAACTACCACGTGAAGAACCTGGTGACCTCGGGCTCCGCGGCCAAGATCACGCACATCAACTACGCCTTCGGCAACGTCAAGAACGGCCAGTGCGTGCTGGACGACGCCTACGCCGCCACCGACAAGGCGTACACCGCCGACCAGTCCGTCAGCGGCACCGCCGACACCTGGGACCAGCCGCTGCGCGGCAACTTCAACCAGCTCCGCCAGCTCAAGGCCAAGTACCCGCACATCAAGGTGCTGTACTCCTTCGGCGGCTGGACCTACTCCGGCGGCTTCGGCCAGGCCGCGCAGAACCCGGCCGCCTTCGCCAAGTCCTGCAAGGCCGTCGTGGAGGACCCGCGCTGGGCCGACGTCTTCGACGGCATCGACATCGACTGGGAGTACCCGAACGCCTGCGGTCTGACCTGCGACACCAGCGGACCGGCGGCCTTCAAGAACCTGATGTCGGCCCTGCGCACCGAGTTCGGCTCGAACTACCTGGTCACCGCCGCCATCACCGCCGACGGCTCCTCCGGCGGCAAGATCGACGCGGCCGACTACGGCGGCGCCGCGGCCTCGCTGAACTGGTACAACGTGATGACCTACGACTACTTCGGCGCCTGGGCGACCACCGGCCCGACCGCCCCGCACTCCCCGCTGACCTCGTACTCCGGCATCCCGACCGCCGGCTTCAACTCGGCCGACGCGATCGCCAAGCTGAAGGCGAAGGGCGTCCCGTCCTCGAAACTGCTGCTCGGCATCGGCTTCTACGGCCGCGGCTGGACCGGCGTCACCCAGTCCGCCCCCGGCGGCACGGCGACCGGCGCGGCCACCGGCACCTATGAGGCGGGCATCGAGGACTACAAGGTGCTCAAGAACTCCTGCCCGGCCACCGGCACCGTCGCGGGCACGGCGTACGCGCACTGCGGCACCAACTGGTGGAGCTACGACACCCCCGCCACCATCGGCACCAAGATGACCTGGGCCAGGAACCAGGGCCTCGGCGGCGCCTTCTTCTGGGAGTTCAGCGGCGACACGAGCGGTGGAGAGCTGGTGAACGCGATCAGCAACGGGCTGAAGTAG
- a CDS encoding response regulator, whose product MIRVLVAEDQSAVRAGLVLILRSAPDIEVVGEAADGERAVALARELRPDLVLMDVQMPRLDGVSATRQVVAEGLADVLVLTTFDLDEYVFGALRAGAAGFLLKNTEARDLIEAVRAVGRGEGLIAPAVTRRLIAEFAAKPVREPTTDPAVLDSLTRREREVLSCLGEGLSNAEIAGRLDMAEATVKTHVSRLLGKLDLRSRVQAAVLAQELGV is encoded by the coding sequence ATGATCCGTGTGCTCGTCGCCGAGGACCAGTCCGCCGTACGGGCCGGACTGGTCCTCATCCTGCGCAGCGCGCCGGACATCGAGGTGGTCGGCGAGGCGGCGGACGGGGAGCGGGCGGTGGCGCTCGCCCGTGAGCTGCGGCCGGACCTGGTGCTGATGGATGTGCAGATGCCGCGGCTGGACGGGGTGTCGGCGACCCGTCAGGTCGTCGCCGAGGGGCTGGCCGATGTCCTCGTGCTGACCACCTTCGACCTCGACGAATATGTGTTCGGGGCGCTGCGGGCCGGTGCCGCCGGGTTCCTGCTGAAGAACACGGAGGCGAGGGATCTGATCGAGGCGGTCCGGGCGGTGGGGCGCGGCGAGGGCCTGATCGCCCCGGCGGTCACCCGGCGGCTGATCGCCGAGTTCGCCGCCAAGCCCGTACGCGAGCCCACGACCGATCCGGCGGTCCTCGACTCGCTGACCCGGCGGGAGCGGGAGGTTCTCTCGTGTCTGGGCGAGGGGCTGTCGAACGCGGAGATCGCCGGGCGGCTGGACATGGCCGAGGCGACGGTGAAGACGCACGTCAGCCGTCTGCTGGGGAAGCTCGATCTACGGAGCCGGGTGCAAGCGGCCGTGCTCGCGCAGGAGTTGGGTGTCTGA
- a CDS encoding F0F1 ATP synthase subunit epsilon: MAAELHVALVAADREVWSGQATLVVARTTSGDIGVMPGHQPLLGVLESGPVTIRTSEGGTVVVAVHGGFISFADNKLSLLAEVAELADEIDVQGAERELERAKAEGDAAAERRADVRLRTAGAR; this comes from the coding sequence TTGGCTGCTGAGCTGCACGTCGCGCTGGTCGCGGCCGACCGAGAGGTCTGGTCCGGCCAGGCCACCCTGGTCGTCGCCCGTACCACGTCCGGCGACATCGGCGTCATGCCCGGTCACCAGCCGCTGCTCGGTGTGCTGGAGTCGGGCCCGGTGACCATCCGTACCAGCGAGGGCGGCACCGTCGTCGTCGCTGTGCACGGCGGTTTCATCTCGTTCGCGGACAACAAGCTGTCCCTGCTTGCCGAGGTCGCCGAGCTGGCCGACGAGATCGACGTCCAGGGCGCGGAGCGAGAGCTGGAGCGCGCGAAGGCGGAGGGCGACGCCGCCGCCGAGCGCCGCGCGGATGTACGACTGCGTACGGCGGGTGCGCGCTGA
- a CDS encoding F0F1 ATP synthase subunit B — translation MIANLVQLAAEEEQNPLVPPGPELLVGAIAFAIVFFFFWKKALPNINKVLEERRDAIEGGIEEADRMKVEAQSVLEQYKAQLAEARHEAARLRQEAQEQGATLIAEMRAEGQRQREEIIAAGHSQLVADRKAAASALRQDVGKLATDLAGKLVGESLEDHARQSRVIDRFLDDLEEKAEAAR, via the coding sequence GTGATCGCCAACCTGGTACAGCTGGCGGCCGAGGAGGAGCAGAACCCGCTCGTCCCGCCCGGCCCCGAGCTGCTCGTGGGCGCCATCGCCTTCGCCATCGTGTTCTTCTTCTTCTGGAAGAAGGCGCTCCCGAACATCAACAAGGTTCTGGAAGAGCGCCGCGACGCGATCGAGGGCGGTATCGAAGAGGCCGACCGTATGAAGGTCGAGGCCCAGAGCGTGCTCGAGCAGTACAAGGCTCAGCTCGCCGAAGCTCGGCACGAGGCCGCGCGGCTGCGCCAGGAGGCGCAGGAGCAGGGCGCCACGCTCATCGCCGAGATGCGTGCGGAAGGCCAGCGGCAGCGCGAGGAGATCATCGCCGCCGGCCACTCGCAGCTCGTGGCCGACCGCAAGGCCGCCGCTTCGGCGCTGCGTCAGGACGTGGGCAAGCTCGCCACCGACCTGGCCGGCAAGCTCGTCGGTGAGTCCCTGGAGGACCACGCCCGGCAGAGCCGTGTCATCGACCGCTTCCTCGACGACCTCGAGGAGAAGGCCGAGGCCGCGCGATGA
- the atpB gene encoding F0F1 ATP synthase subunit A, protein MSDNGCGFPAPGLHSFLFKPIATVGGFEFNKVMLLALITTLLVITFFTLAFGKAKVVPGKLQMIGEAGYDFVRRGIVYETLGRKEGEKYVPLMVSLFFFIWIMNIWSVIPLAQFPVSSIIAYPMVLALIVYVVWVSLTFKKHGFVGFFKNVTGYDKSLGPVLPLVVIIEFFSNLLVRPFTHAVRLFANMFAGHLMLVMFTVASWYLLNSWMIPAAGVSFVMTIVMILFELFVQAVQAYVFVLLACSYIQGALAEHH, encoded by the coding sequence ATGTCCGACAACGGCTGTGGCTTCCCGGCTCCGGGCCTGCACTCGTTCCTCTTCAAGCCGATCGCGACGGTCGGCGGGTTCGAGTTCAACAAGGTGATGCTGCTCGCCCTGATCACCACTCTCCTGGTGATCACCTTCTTCACCCTCGCCTTCGGCAAGGCCAAGGTGGTGCCGGGCAAGCTGCAGATGATCGGCGAGGCGGGCTACGACTTCGTACGCCGCGGCATCGTCTACGAGACGCTGGGCCGGAAGGAGGGCGAGAAGTACGTCCCGCTGATGGTCTCGCTGTTCTTCTTCATCTGGATCATGAACATCTGGTCCGTGATCCCGCTGGCCCAGTTCCCGGTCTCGTCGATCATCGCCTACCCGATGGTCCTGGCCCTGATCGTCTACGTGGTCTGGGTCTCGCTGACCTTCAAGAAGCACGGCTTCGTCGGCTTCTTCAAGAACGTCACCGGCTACGACAAGTCGCTGGGCCCGGTGCTGCCCCTCGTGGTGATCATCGAGTTCTTCTCGAACCTGCTGGTCCGCCCCTTCACCCACGCGGTGCGACTGTTCGCCAACATGTTCGCCGGCCACCTGATGCTGGTCATGTTCACCGTCGCCTCCTGGTACCTGCTGAACAGCTGGATGATCCCCGCGGCCGGTGTCTCCTTCGTCATGACCATCGTCATGATCCTCTTCGAGCTCTTCGTGCAGGCCGTCCAGGCGTACGTCTTCGTGCTCCTCGCCTGCTCGTACATCCAGGGCGCGCTCGCCGAGCACCACTGA
- a CDS encoding DUF2550 domain-containing protein, which produces MVLALAVCGSVIALVVVGLFVFGLRRRLIQRSGGTFDCSLRWEAPEKPGSDENGKGWGYGVARYNGDRIEWYRVFSYSIRPRRVLERSAIEVAGRRTPEGEEELALLSDAVILACLHRGTRLELAMSEDALTGFLAWLEAAPPGQRVNVA; this is translated from the coding sequence ATGGTCCTCGCTCTGGCTGTGTGCGGGTCGGTGATCGCGCTCGTGGTGGTGGGGCTTTTCGTCTTCGGACTGCGCCGGCGTCTGATCCAGCGCTCCGGTGGCACCTTCGACTGTTCGCTGCGCTGGGAGGCCCCGGAGAAACCCGGCAGCGACGAGAACGGCAAGGGCTGGGGATACGGAGTCGCCCGCTACAACGGCGACCGTATCGAGTGGTACCGCGTCTTCTCGTACTCGATCCGCCCCCGCCGGGTCCTGGAGCGTTCGGCGATCGAGGTGGCCGGGCGCCGCACCCCCGAGGGCGAGGAGGAGCTGGCGCTTCTCTCCGACGCCGTGATCCTCGCGTGTCTGCACCGCGGGACCCGGCTGGAACTGGCGATGAGCGAGGACGCGCTGACCGGTTTCCTCGCGTGGCTGGAGGCAGCCCCGCCCGGTCAGCGCGTCAATGTCGCCTAG
- the atpD gene encoding F0F1 ATP synthase subunit beta: MTTTVETAAATGRVARVIGPVVDVEFPVDAMPDIYNALHVEVADPAQDGAKKTLTLEVAQHLGDGLVRTISMQPTDGLVRQAPVTDTGASITVPVGDFTKGKVFNTLGEVLNTDEKYTGERWGIHRKAPNFDELESKTEMFETGVKVIDLLTPYVKGGKIGLFGGAGVGKTVLIQEMIYRVANNHDGVSVFAGVGERTREGNDLIEEMADSGVIDKTALVFGQMDEPPGTRLRVALAGLTMAEYFRDVQKQDVLFFIDNIFRFTQAGSEVSTLLGRMPSAVGYQPNLADEMGLLQERITSTRGHSITSMQAIYVPADDLTDPAPATTFAHLDATTVLSRPISEKGIYPAVDPLDSTSRILDPRYIAADHYNTAMRVKTVLQKYKDLQDIIAILGIDELGEEDKLTVHRARRVERFLSQNTHVAKQFTGVDGSDVPLEESITAFNAIIDGEYDHFPEQAFFLCGGIEDLKKNAKELGVS; encoded by the coding sequence ATGACGACGACAGTAGAGACGGCCGCTGCCACGGGCCGCGTCGCCCGGGTCATCGGCCCGGTCGTCGACGTGGAATTCCCCGTCGACGCCATGCCCGACATCTACAACGCCCTTCACGTCGAGGTGGCCGACCCGGCCCAGGACGGCGCGAAGAAGACGCTGACCCTGGAGGTCGCCCAGCACCTGGGTGACGGCCTGGTCCGCACGATCTCCATGCAGCCCACCGACGGTCTGGTCCGCCAGGCCCCGGTCACCGACACGGGTGCCTCCATCACGGTGCCGGTCGGCGACTTCACCAAGGGCAAGGTGTTCAACACCCTCGGTGAGGTGCTGAACACCGACGAGAAGTACACGGGCGAGCGCTGGGGCATCCACCGCAAGGCCCCGAACTTCGACGAGCTCGAGTCGAAGACCGAGATGTTCGAGACCGGCGTCAAGGTCATCGACCTTCTCACCCCGTACGTCAAGGGTGGAAAGATCGGCCTGTTCGGCGGTGCCGGCGTCGGCAAGACGGTGCTCATCCAGGAGATGATCTACCGCGTCGCCAACAACCACGACGGTGTCTCCGTGTTCGCCGGTGTCGGTGAGCGCACCCGTGAGGGCAACGACCTCATCGAGGAGATGGCCGACTCGGGCGTCATCGACAAGACCGCCCTGGTCTTCGGTCAGATGGACGAGCCCCCGGGCACCCGTCTGCGCGTGGCGCTGGCCGGTCTGACCATGGCGGAGTACTTCCGCGATGTGCAGAAGCAGGACGTGCTGTTCTTCATCGACAACATCTTCCGCTTCACGCAGGCCGGTTCCGAGGTCTCGACCCTGCTCGGCCGTATGCCCTCCGCGGTGGGTTACCAGCCGAACCTGGCCGACGAGATGGGTCTCCTCCAGGAGCGCATCACCTCGACCCGTGGTCACTCGATCACCTCGATGCAGGCGATCTACGTCCCCGCGGACGACCTGACCGACCCGGCCCCGGCCACCACCTTCGCCCACCTCGACGCGACGACGGTTCTCTCCCGTCCGATCTCCGAGAAGGGCATCTACCCGGCCGTGGACCCGCTGGACTCCACGTCCCGGATCCTGGACCCCCGCTACATCGCGGCGGACCACTACAACACCGCCATGCGCGTCAAGACGGTGCTGCAGAAGTACAAGGACCTCCAGGACATCATCGCGATCCTCGGTATCGACGAGCTGGGCGAGGAGGACAAGCTCACCGTCCACCGTGCCCGTCGCGTGGAGCGCTTCCTGTCCCAGAACACCCACGTCGCCAAGCAGTTCACCGGCGTCGACGGGTCGGACGTGCCGCTGGAGGAGTCGATCACCGCGTTCAACGCGATCATCGACGGCGAGTACGACCACTTCCCCGAGCAGGCCTTCTTCCTGTGCGGTGGTATCGAGGACCTGAAGAAGAACGCGAAGGAGCTCGGCGTCAGCTGA
- the atpA gene encoding F0F1 ATP synthase subunit alpha, producing the protein MAELTIRPEEIRDALENFVQSYKPDAASREEVGTVTLAGDGIAKVEGLPSAMANELLKFEDGTLGLALNLEEREIGAIVLGEFSGIEEGQPVSRTGEVLSVAVGEGYLGRVVDPLGNPIDGLGEIETSGRRALELQAPGVMARKSVHEPMETGYKAVDAMTPVGRGQRQLIIGDRQTGKTALAVDTIINQRDNWRSGDVNKQVRCVYVAIGQKGSTIASVRGALEEAGALEYTTIVAAPASDPAGFKYLAPYTGSAIGQQWMYEGKHVLIIFDDLSKQADAYRAVSLLLRRPPGREAYPGDVFYLHSRLLERCAKLSDDLGAGSMTGLPIVETKANDVSAFIPTNVISITDGQCFLESDLFNAGQRPALNVGISVSRVGGSAQHKAMKQVSGRLRLDLAQYRELEAFAAFGSDLDAASKSQLERGQRLVELLKQPQYQPMPTEDQVVSVWAGTTGKMDDVPVADVRRFEKELLEYLHRKEQGLMTSIKEGGKMSDDTLTAVADAIAEFKKQFETADGKLLGEDAPAVNVSK; encoded by the coding sequence ATGGCGGAGCTCACGATCCGGCCGGAGGAGATCCGGGACGCGCTGGAGAACTTCGTCCAGTCGTACAAGCCGGACGCGGCCTCGCGCGAGGAGGTCGGTACGGTCACCCTTGCCGGCGACGGCATCGCGAAGGTCGAGGGTCTTCCCTCGGCCATGGCCAACGAACTGCTGAAGTTCGAGGACGGCACCCTCGGCCTCGCGCTCAACCTGGAAGAGCGCGAGATCGGCGCGATCGTCCTCGGCGAGTTCAGCGGCATCGAGGAGGGCCAGCCGGTCAGCCGTACCGGTGAGGTCCTGTCGGTCGCGGTGGGCGAGGGCTACCTCGGCCGCGTCGTCGACCCGCTCGGCAACCCGATCGACGGTCTCGGCGAGATCGAGACGTCCGGCCGCCGCGCCCTGGAGCTGCAGGCTCCCGGCGTCATGGCCCGTAAGTCGGTGCACGAGCCGATGGAGACCGGCTACAAGGCCGTCGACGCCATGACCCCGGTCGGCCGCGGCCAGCGGCAGCTGATCATCGGCGACCGCCAGACCGGCAAGACCGCCCTGGCCGTCGACACGATCATCAACCAGCGCGACAACTGGCGCTCCGGTGACGTGAACAAGCAGGTCCGCTGCGTCTACGTCGCCATCGGCCAGAAGGGCTCGACCATCGCCTCCGTGCGTGGCGCCCTCGAAGAGGCCGGCGCGCTGGAGTACACGACCATCGTCGCCGCCCCGGCGTCCGACCCGGCCGGCTTCAAGTACCTGGCGCCGTACACCGGTTCGGCCATCGGTCAGCAGTGGATGTACGAGGGCAAGCACGTCCTCATCATCTTCGACGACCTCTCGAAGCAGGCCGACGCCTACCGCGCCGTGTCGCTGCTGCTGCGCCGTCCGCCGGGCCGCGAGGCCTACCCGGGCGACGTCTTCTACCTGCACTCCCGTCTCCTGGAGCGCTGCGCGAAGCTCTCCGACGACCTGGGTGCCGGCTCGATGACCGGTCTGCCGATCGTCGAGACCAAGGCCAACGACGTCTCGGCGTTCATCCCGACCAACGTCATCTCCATCACCGACGGCCAGTGCTTCCTGGAGTCGGACCTCTTCAACGCCGGTCAGCGCCCCGCGCTGAACGTCGGTATCTCCGTCTCCCGAGTCGGTGGTTCCGCGCAGCACAAGGCGATGAAGCAGGTCTCCGGGCGTCTGCGCCTCGACCTCGCCCAGTACCGCGAGCTGGAGGCGTTCGCCGCCTTCGGTTCCGACCTGGACGCCGCGTCGAAGTCGCAGCTGGAGCGCGGTCAGCGTCTGGTCGAGCTGCTCAAGCAGCCGCAGTACCAGCCGATGCCGACCGAGGACCAGGTCGTCTCCGTGTGGGCCGGTACCACCGGCAAGATGGACGACGTCCCGGTCGCCGACGTCCGCCGCTTCGAGAAGGAGCTCCTGGAGTACCTGCACCGCAAGGAGCAGGGCCTCATGACCTCCATCAAGGAGGGCGGCAAGATGTCGGACGACACCCTGACCGCCGTCGCCGACGCGATCGCCGAGTTCAAGAAGCAGTTCGAGACCGCGGACGGCAAGCTGCTCGGCGAGGACGCTCCGGCCGTCAACGTCTCCAAGTGA
- the atpE gene encoding ATP synthase F0 subunit C produces the protein MAALETLAAVEGNIGSIGYGLAAIGPGVGVGIIFGNGTQALARQPEAAGLIRANQILGFAFCEALALIGIVMPFVYN, from the coding sequence ATGGCTGCCCTTGAGACCCTCGCCGCTGTCGAAGGCAACATCGGTTCCATCGGCTACGGCCTCGCCGCCATCGGCCCCGGCGTCGGCGTCGGCATCATCTTCGGCAACGGCACCCAGGCGCTCGCCCGTCAGCCCGAGGCCGCCGGTCTGATCCGTGCCAACCAGATCCTCGGCTTCGCCTTCTGTGAGGCGCTCGCCCTCATCGGCATCGTCATGCCGTTCGTCTACAACTGA
- a CDS encoding F0F1 ATP synthase subunit gamma, with the protein MGAQLRVYKRRIRSVTATKKITKAMEMIAASRVVKAQRKVAASAPYATELTRAVTAVGTGSNTKHPLTTEAKEATRSAVLLLTSDRGLAGAFNSNAIKVAEKLTARLEAEGKEVDTYIVGRRGLAHYNFRERKVVESWSGFTDEPSYADAKKVAGPLIEAIEKDTADGGVDELHIVFTEFVSMMTQTALDDRLLPLSLDEVAEAETSAAAAAGTTKGEILPLYDFEPSAEDVLDALLPRYVESRIYNALLQSAASKHAATRRAMKSATDNAGDLINTLSRLANAARQAEITQEISEIVGGSAALADANAGSDR; encoded by the coding sequence ATGGGAGCCCAGCTCCGGGTCTACAAGCGTCGCATCCGATCCGTCACCGCGACCAAGAAGATCACCAAGGCGATGGAGATGATCGCCGCCTCGCGTGTCGTCAAGGCGCAGCGCAAGGTGGCGGCCTCCGCGCCGTACGCGACCGAGCTCACCCGCGCGGTCACGGCGGTCGGTACCGGTTCGAACACCAAGCACCCGCTGACCACGGAGGCGAAAGAGGCGACCCGTTCCGCGGTGCTGCTCCTCACGAGCGACCGCGGACTGGCCGGCGCCTTCAACTCCAACGCCATCAAGGTCGCCGAGAAGCTGACGGCGCGCCTTGAGGCCGAGGGCAAGGAGGTCGACACGTACATCGTCGGCCGCCGCGGTCTGGCCCACTACAACTTCCGCGAGCGCAAGGTCGTGGAATCGTGGTCGGGCTTCACCGACGAGCCCTCCTACGCGGACGCGAAGAAGGTCGCGGGTCCGCTGATCGAGGCCATCGAGAAGGACACGGCCGACGGTGGTGTGGACGAACTCCACATCGTCTTCACCGAGTTCGTCTCGATGATGACGCAGACGGCGCTCGACGACCGTCTGCTGCCGCTCAGCCTCGACGAGGTGGCCGAGGCGGAGACATCAGCGGCTGCCGCCGCGGGGACGACGAAGGGCGAGATCCTTCCGCTGTACGACTTCGAGCCGTCGGCGGAGGACGTCCTCGACGCCCTGCTGCCGCGCTACGTCGAGAGCCGGATCTACAACGCGCTGCTGCAGTCGGCTGCTTCCAAGCACGCCGCCACCCGCCGCGCGATGAAGTCGGCGACCGACAACGCGGGAGACTTGATCAACACGCTCTCCCGCCTTGCCAACGCGGCCCGCCAGGCCGAAATCACCCAGGAAATCAGCGAGATCGTCGGTGGCTCCGCAGCCCTGGCCGACGCGAACGCGGGGAGTGACAGGTAA